One part of the Syngnathus acus chromosome 17, fSynAcu1.2, whole genome shotgun sequence genome encodes these proteins:
- the tada1 gene encoding transcriptional adapter 1, with protein MASHASELEIAKKNLTDAIGDNVKQYWANLKLWFKQKISKEEFDIEARRLLAQENVHVHNDFLLAILTRCQIIVSTPECAGQLQWQGGSASKPGKPKGKKKCSSRQKFDHRFQPQNPLSAAQPFCPREALGEDEELRLSAHTLLLPTRGQLEARMMVTAFELGLDNITEDAVSAMTCAVEHHLKDVLTAVISRRKAYRLRDGQFPYAFGSDVAPQPYLKNSLAAYRGVTERPLPSASLPTGPPPQISPDQAEQQAVHLLACSAAALQTALPPVTLFDLLEALRVHRGVMSSHTMYALNMERILSRLWHPSHEELEQDLVHRQRLAAKDGVVLVS; from the exons ATGGCATCTCATGCTAGCGAGCTTGAAATCGCGAAGAAGAATTTAACAGATGCAATTGGCGATAATGTAAAACA ATACTGGGCAAACCTCAAACTGTGGTTCAAGCAGAAGATAAGCAAGGAAGAGTTTGATATTGAGGCACGACGCCTGTTGGCACAGGAAAATg tCCATGTTCACAATGACTTCCTCCTGGCAATTCTGACACGCTGCCAGATCATTGTCTCCACTCCTG AGTGCGCTGGGCAATTGCAATGGCAAGGTGGCTCTGCTTCAAAGCCGGGCAAACctaaaggaaaaaagaaatgttcctCGAGACAGAAATTTGAC CATCGTTTCCAGCCTCAGAACCCTCTGAGCGCGGCACAGCCGTTCTGCCCGCGGGAGGCGCTCGGCGAGGACGAGGAACTCCGACTGAGCGCCCACACTTTACTGTTGCCCACACGGGGTCAACTGGAGGCCCGCATGATGGTGACCGCTTTCGAGCTGGGCCTGGATAATATCACAGAGGATGCGGTCAGCGCTATGACCTGCGCCGTGGAG CACCATTTGAAAGACGTTTTGACCGCCGTCATTTCCCGAAGGAAAGCGTATCGCTTGCGGGACGGCCAGTTCCCTTACGCCTTCGGCAGCGATGTCGCACCGCAGCCTTATCTGAAGAACAGCCTGGCGGCCTATCGCGGCGTCACCGAACG CCCTCTTCCGAGCGCTTCGCTCCCCACCGGCCCGCCGCCGCAGATCTCGCCGGATCAGGCCGAGCAGCAAGCCGTTCACTTGTTAGCCTGCTCTGCCGCCGCTCTCCAAACGGCGCTCCCACCCGTCACCTTGTTTGACCTCCTGGAGGCCTTGCGG GTTCACCGCGGGGTGATGTCCTCCCACACCATGTACGCTCTGAACATGGAGCGCATCCTATCGCGGCTCTGGCACCCCAGCCACGAAGAACTGGAGCAGGACCTCGTGCACAGGCAGCGACTTGCCGCCAAAGACGGCGTCGTGCTGGTCAGCTGA